Proteins encoded by one window of Rutidosis leptorrhynchoides isolate AG116_Rl617_1_P2 chromosome 7, CSIRO_AGI_Rlap_v1, whole genome shotgun sequence:
- the LOC139860135 gene encoding uncharacterized protein, protein MNPNNPNSDPDMNLVLTILNTTNNRALEDIARLDHLDELNDEEEVEPIPRAPRRYLYRDREGRAKALWNDYFSDNCTFPDDYFRRHYRMSKPLFLRICQGIMNFSLTPIPEYFTYFHQKRDVCGLLGFNIVQKVTTAIRQLAYAATADLFNEYLHIEYLRKPTAQDVQRLTTKHAQIHGFSGMLGSINCMHWRWRNCPARWKGHYTRGDHGYPSIMLEGVASYDGWFWHAFFGTAGSNNDINVLNQSDLFNDLLASEAPPCTFTVNGCTFDKGYYLADGIYPEWSTLVKSFRNPIDPKQSKFKRYQESARKDIERAFGILQGRWTIVQHPARSYYIRKIRRIMLTCVILKNMITEDNGRAFCGLEENYRPIRRARGTFQERVDAHIRADAELRDVGIHRLLRDMLVEHVYNLPPNYRIRHDPTRNPNNQDETGPSHVNDDEDEDEE, encoded by the exons atgaatcCAAATAACCCAAATTCCGATCCGGATATGAATTTGGTATTAACGATCTTGAATACCACAAATAATCGAGCGCTTGAAGATATCGCAAGACTTGATCATTTAGATGAGTTAAACGACGAAGAAGAAGTTGAACCCATTCCAAGGGCACCGAGAAGATATTTATATAGAGATCGTGAAGGCCGTGCAAAAgctttatggaatgattatttttccGACAACTGTACGTTTCCTGACGATTATTTTCGTAGACATTATCGAATGAGCAAACCTTTGTTTCTTCGGATATGTCAAGGTATAATGAATTTTTCTCTAACTCCGATTCCTGAGTATTTTACTTATTTTCATCAAAAACGTGATGTTTGTGGGCTACTAGGTTTTAATATTGTTCAAAAAGTAACAACAGCCATACGTCAACTAGCGTATGCTGCGACGGCCGATCTTTTTAACGAGTATTTGCATATAG AGTATTTGAGAAAACCAACTGCACAAGATGTGCAACGTTTGACCACTAAACATGCTCAAATACATGGATTTTCGGGGATGCTAGGAAGCATCAATTGTATGCATTGGAGATGGAGAAATTGTCCGGCACGTTGGAAGGGTCATTACACACGAGGTGACCATGGTTACCCGTCAATTATGCTTGAAGGGGTAGCGTCTTATGATGGATGGTTTTGGCACGCTTTCTTTGGTACTGCGGGATCAAATAATGATATCAATGTACTTAATCAATCTGATTTGTTTAACGACTTATTAGCCAGCGAGGCTCCACCGTGCACGTTTACGGTGAATGGATGTACGTTTGATAAGGGTTATTATTTGGCGGATGGAATTTACCCGGAATGGTCCACGCTAGTTAAGTCATTCAGAAATCCGATTGATCCAAAACAATCAAAGTTCAAAAGGTATCAAGAATctgcaagaaaagatattgaacgagCATTTGGAATACTACAAGGTCGATGGACGATTGTGCAGCATCCGGCAAGATCATATTATATCCGAAAAATTAGAAGGATTATGTTAACATGTGTGATATTAAAGAATATGATAACCGAGGACAACGGCCGTGCATTTTGTGGACTTGAAGAGAATTATCGTCCGATTCGACGTGCAAGAGGAACATTCCAAGAAAGGGTTGACGCGCATATCCGGGCGGACGCGGAATTAAGAGATGTGGGCATTCATCGACTACTACGAGATATGCTAGTAGAACACGTTTATAATCTTCCACCTAATTATCGAATTCGACATGATCCAACGAGAAATCCAAACAATCAAGATGAGACGGGACCTTCACACGTTAACGATGACGAAGACGAAGACGAAGagtaa